TCTTGTGCGGGCCTGCACCCTTGCAAGGGGAGTTTGGGATTGGGAGCATTGTGCTCATTTGGCTTTCCATTCCTTCTGGCCTGACAAATGATTTCTCAGCCCGGATCGGTGGAACAGAAGCATGCACGGCAAAGCCGTGGAGTATCGCCCTATGAATATATGAATGGAGAGAAAGAAACCATCAAATTTTGAGCGAGACGAGTCTATTGGTCATCTAAAAGTGGCTTACCTAGAAGGAAGATCGCGACCCAGAGACTGCTAGCTGCcaacttgttttttcttcttcttctgtggcctgtggggctgtttttctctttgcttctcttctgttcttccttcgtcagtaaatattttttatgctaataaaaggagaggaaaacaaaatgaccAGAGTTCTTCCCAGCTTGAATGGTTCTGCATGATCCTACAAAGAACGCGCATTTGAATCATGTACCACAAAATGCGAACGAGGCGCAAAGATCTTTCGTTTATAATCGTTACATGGCTGCCGCAGACATGATCACATGAACCAGCCTTGTTTTTTCCTGTTATTAATTAACGGAAGGACGTAAACCGGCCTGACAACAACAAGAACCGCCTCCTCTcccagcccggcccggcccactTGCAAGTGGCAGCGCCTCTTCCTCCATCCGGCCATCCCCCAGCCACTAGACTCCAGCCCACCTCGCCTCAACCCCCTCTCCGATCCGAacccaccgcctcctcctcagtcgccGTCGACGCCACCATGGCGGCGTTCCTAGCCCGGCAGGCGGCGCTAGCCCTCCGCGCAAGGCAGACGGTGAGAAACCCTTCCCCCGGCTCCCCTTCCGCACCCGCCCTTCTAGATCTCCGCCGTCTGCCCACCGACTCTCAGATCGAGCCATGCCGCTCGGTGCCCTGTTTGCTGTGACGCATCTCTGATTCCATGGTCTCGGTTTCGCAGGCGCACCTCGGCCCGTCCGCGACGGCGATGCAGGGGCACCTCCGGACCTACATGAACGCGGGGGCGCCCAAGAGGTTCAAAGGTCGCTACCCCTCCGCCCCTTTTTATGATGCTATTCGGTGTTAAAGTTACTTTTGAAGGATTTGGTTCCTGTTGCATTGGTTGTGACGCACCATTTGTTGGCGTTCTATATGTTGGGAGCAATTGATCTGTTGATGGATTGTGGTACATACAGTAGTGTGGGACTTGGTCAATTGACGGTATATATGTTGAACTCCTTAGGATAGGTATTTGATGACCGGTTGTTTGTATCCAACATCCGATGTGTAATTCTCAAAGTTGTGCCACAATGTCTCGGCAAGTTTTAGGATAAGCTCTTCTGCTTTTAGAACTTTAAAGTCGATTGCTGATGATGGGATGGTCGTACCGAACTCTACTTCGCCTTATTCTTCCGAACACTGAATTCATGCTATACTTGAATTTCAATTCTCGTGGTGCCACACTGCTCTTAAAGTATTGTCCTCTTTAATGACCAGAGGACGAGGAGAAAGAACAGCTTGCAAAAGAGCTCGCGAAAGATTGGAATGCTAGTGAGTATTGTTTATCTGTACATAAAGCAATTTAATGACCCTTGCCTATTTTCCTTGTTGCTGCTTGGATATCGGTTGTTTTCTCATTTAAATTTATCTTGCTTCAGTATTTGAAAGGAGCATCAATACATTGTTTTTGACTGAAATGGTCCGTGGTTTGATGCTGACGCTCAAGTACTTCTTTGAGCGGAAAGTTACAGTTAAGTGCTGAATTTCACATGTGCTGTTATCCTTAGTGTAGTCAGGGGCTGACTGTAGTCACTTGCTTCTGTTGACTGTTTTCATCTTGCTTCATTGTAGATCAACTATCCATTTGAGAAGGGTCCTCTTAGCCCCCGTTTCCGTGGAGAGCATGCTCTCAGACGTTATGATTCTGGGGAAGAGCGCTGCATTGCCTGTAAACTATGTGAAGCTGTAAGTTATATTGTCTTCAGCCTTGCATTGTGAGTGGGGGTTATGCTAAAGCTTGATAGCGATACCAAAAGTAGATCAGTTAGCAAAGTATATCAATTTGTCTATTGCGAAAAGAAATTGAGGTTCTTTCGTCCATGAATCCATGAATACATTTTGATTCTTCTGCTTAtatgaaaattttgaaacttGCGCCGATAGTACTACTCAATGCAACGTTATAGTTGTGATGCTATCTTTTCAATATTAAATTGTTTGTTGAGTAAAGTATTAATATTGATGTTCCGTTCGTATTTTAAATAGATCATTCGTTGTAGATAGTGTGTCGAATCCTGGCGGTAACAGATTTTTCGTTGAGTACAAGGAAAACAGATCCCTGCCTTGAAACGTTTTACTCAAATTTTAAGTAGAATTGACAACAGCAATTATGGGCATGAACCAAACAGGAATGTCCTAACCATATTTTGGTCGAATTGGTCAGTCTGCATGCCCAACCACTGGTTCACCCTGTTCGCGTGCCGGTTCAATAAATAAGGACTATAGAACATAAGTACAGGTAGATTCCATTACTTTCCCTATATGGACACTGAAATCATCTTGTTAAGTTGGTTATTGGGCCAAAATTGATGCTCTGCCAACCCCCTCGACCTGGGTGCTATTTCTTCAGGTCCGGCTCTGTCCACACAGTGGGTGGTTCACCGGCTTGTCccttttttctgaaaaaacgGCATGACTGGTCTTTAATAGTTTGATCTGAATTGAGCTGTGGAGCTACTGGTTCTTGTTTTTTCAGTCCGACCGGTGCTCCAGTCTGGTTTTAAAACTTTGATTCTAACAGGTTACTCCAGATTTGAAACCCTGATAGTTCTTGCTACCTCTTGAGTGTATGGTGTTAGAAGCTAGAACTTTGAGCTCTGAATCACTGGCAGCCTGGCAGGAAAAGCATTGCAGTTCTGTCCAATACTTTATTCAAATATTTGCTGTTCAATATTTTTTGTCGGAAAaatctttttgaaaaacttgggAAACTTCAGCTCACTATTTAGTGGGGCTTCTGTATGAATCTAGCTGTATTGAACTAATATGCACGAGGCCCAAGAAAAAGGGGCGTCGTGTGTAGATTTATTGATATTTTGCAATTCAACACAAAAGGCTGAAATTTGTGAGGCTTCCTTGTGTCCATTAGTACAATACTAGTTTATCATTAACTTTGTCAAGGTCGAACACCAATAAACTTGAGAAGTAGCTTGCTGTAGTTGTACCCCGTGACGTTTCTAACTAATAGTCCCTCCGTTCCAATATATAATGCTATTTCACttcctttgaccaagaattactcgATTAACATGTGACTTATGTGATCCAAATCATAAACATAAGCAACTACTTTGGAATGTGAATATAATGATATCTAATATATGTCACACAAATTGTATATTAATCCCTGCGTtccatactccctccgtttcagtCTACAAGGACCAACCAATAATTTACACTAACCAAGGAGTGTGTAGTTAGATGCTAGGCTAATTATCAATAAAACATGCACGCACAGCAATCTCCTTCATGCATATTGGAAACCAAAGTTTCATAGTAGTTGGTGTTTCCATATTGGAAGCCAAAGTTTCATAGTAGTTGTAGGTGTCATTCATATTTGCTTGTTTGATGTTTCCAAGACAAATGCGCTTTAcaaaaccaaaaaggggggggggggggggggtatgcCTTGTATTTGTAACGGAGGTAGTATGAGTTAGTGATGTTTCAAACTTTCTTGATTTTAGAAATATCGTTTGCTCACATGGCATCACATGTGATCAGATATGCCCAGCTCAAGCAATTACTATTGAGGCAGAAGAACGTGAAGACGGCAGTCGCAGAACCACAAGGTAATTGAATGGCTGCTTATTTTTTATGAGTTGTGTTAACTGTAAAATATGACACTGTGATCTACTGCTTTGATCTGCCATTAACCTCCATTGTGGTGATCAATTTTCTGTTGCAGATATGATATTGACATGACCAAATGCATCTACTGTGGGTTCTGCCAGGAAGCTTGCCCTGTTGATGCTATTGTTGAAGGGCCTAACTTTGAGTTTTCGACTGAAACTCACGAGGTTAACTAGTAATTCTATTTTTATGGTGTTCTTTCCACATTTTTATGggcaggaaaaaaatataggGAGGGCCAGAACAGAAGGGATGATTtatttttggggggggggggggtcgaAACATACAAATATGAAGCTTATGTGATGAAATTACAAAGCCTATACAAGGACTTAAGTAGAAATTTCAATTCTCTGGCCCTGGCCCCTGCCTCCGCCACTGCATAATTTATGGGAAATCTTTCCTTCTATGGTGCAGGAACTTCTGTACGACAAGGAGAAACTGCTTGAGAACGGCGATCGCTGGGAGACAGAGATTGCAGAAAACTTAAAGTCTGAGGCCCTTTACCGTTGATTTGCCCCCTTATTGCGATAAACAGGATCTACCATTTTCCCTGTTTTGCTCAAGTAGCGCATAAATAAGCGAATTTGTATTTTAACCTGAAAACCAGGTACCTTGTTTTTGTACCTCGGCTCCATCTGTTGTACTATGCTCCAGGGTAAAGATGCACAGCATGTTCAGCATGTTTTTAACTTTGATGGCATCGTGAACAAAGCATTTTAGTCAAGGAGGTCCCATTTCCTTGTCAGTACATTTTCTGTATTTCTTATGAATGGTCGATTAATCACGGGCTATGAACTTACCTGGTGTGTGCTCGCGTGCCTGCCTTCTGCAAATGCGAAGGCCTGTATGAGAGAAATATATTTGTTGTCAACCTGGAGTTATATATTTGTATGGGTCGGTAAAAACACTGGGAAACACCTACAGGAAAAGTAAACTAGCATTGTAAATTCCTCATAAGCTAAATGTATCAAATGCCCTGAGGCTTCAAGTTTCCTCATAAGTCATATTTAGTCATCACACGATGGAATAAGGATTTGTTACGTGCTCTTGTAGCTGTTTAAACAGGAGAACGCAGTAGCTCTTGAAGTATCCTAGTCTACAATTAACCTTATTACTTAATGGATAGCAAGAAGCTTTCATAGCTCAGTTGGTTAGAGCACCCGTTTAGTAAGCGGGAGGTCTTGAGTTCAACTCTCAATGAAAGCATgcgttttgttgtttttttcaaTCGTAGTCAGGAACGAATTTGGtctctcttttgtgtttgtgtgtgttttgttgTCTCTAACCATTTCGGCAATCTTTGACTAAGCGGGAGGTCTTGAGTTCAACTCTCAATGAAAGCATgcgttttgttgtttttttcaaTCGTAGTCAGGAACGAATTTGGtctctcttttgtgtttgtgtgtgttttgttgTCTCTAACCATTTCGGCAATCTTTGACTTTAGTAATTCCGCGCACATCAAGTACTCCAGTAGTCATCAACAAAATAGACTCACAAATATAGAGATTTAAAAGAtaggttttgctatatctaattggactgatttttagttagaaataagTTGATTTCACAACTgttggatatgatttgtgctttaagattcgacacggatgacaaaaaaaagaaggttaAAATGAGATCTAGATACTAATCCAATAGGTATAATtcgtcaacttagatttaCGCATTTTTCTTAAAGATCAGAACGTAACCCTTAAAAGATGGACATATATTGTGATACTAATTTTGAAGCAAAGAAACACAAAGTCACataaacctgcagcagcaTTCTGCAACTGCAGGTTTAAACCATTAAAACtgtttccataaaaaaaaagtaaaagatcaataaaaaaaatagagagtAAGATAGCAATAATTGACAGGCCACAAATGTTACTCACGAGAGAGGAATGCCACAGGAAAAGATCTTCGAACCACATACTCGTACTTTTAGCTAGGGCCCCGTTCATACTTCATACGCAAGAGCAAGCGTGCGTGCTTCTCGTTTACAGTGCTCAGCCATCGTTGCTACTCCATACTGCAACGTAGCTGCAAGGCCGACTCATAAATCTTTGTGTTGTTCACTCCTTTCCATCTCTCATAGATGTGCAACGATTTAAGCAGAAATGCGTTTTCACATAAAAAGACACTTATGTAAATTTATAAGACCACAAATAATGCACTTTCCTTTCGTGTAGCCCtgaatgaaaataaaattaattccGAGCTCAAAGAGTATACCGAAAATAATGCCCGACCGCTTTTGCTGTGAAAAGGCCACCGCTTTGAGCTGGCGTCAGCTGTTCCCCACCACACAAGCCCAGCAGCGCATTCCTACTgtttcctccgtccaacaaacgACTTCACAACTCTGATTCGTGCATAAATCACGACAACAAAAAACAACCCAGTTTGCCAAGAAAAACTCAAACTCGAACAGACAGAACAAATTAAGCGAGATACTTGTTCCACGGAAGCACTACATGAAGCAGCTCAACAACGACACAGAAGCACCGACAGCTTCACAACCCGAGACCCCAGCACAAAAGTTTTTAGCACAGCACAGCATGATAGTAAAGATAAGCAGAGGAATCGAATTCCCCGAGGAGCGATCATCTCAGtagtcgtcgtcctcctcgccgtcctcaTCGTCGCCTCCCTCAGCGCCGACCTCCTCGTAGTCCTTCTCCAGGGCAGCCAGGTCCTCACGGGCCTCGGAGAACTCGCCCTCCTCCATGCCCTCGCCGACGTACCAGTGGACAAAGGCGCGCTTGGCGTACATGAGGTCGAACTTGTGGTCGATGCGGGAGAACACCTCCACGACGCTGGTGGAGTTGGAGATCATGCAGACGGCGCGCTGCACCTTGGCGAGGTCGCCGCCGGGCACCACGGTGGGCGGCTGGTAGTTGATGCCGCACTTGAACCCAGTGGGGCACCAGTCCACGAACTGGATGGTGCGCTTGGTCTTGATGGTGGCCACGGCCGCGTTCACGTCCTTGGGCACCACGTCGCCCCGGTACATGAGGCAGCAGGCCATGTACTTGCCGTGGCGAGGGTCACACTTGGCCATCATGGACGATGGCTCGAAGGCGCTGTTGGTGATCTCGGACACGGAGAGCTGCTCGTGGTAGGCCTTCTCGGCGGAGATGACAGGAGCGTAGGACGAGAGCATGAAGTGGATCCTTGGGTACGGGACCAGGTTGGTCTGGAACTCGGTAACATCCACGTTCAGGGCTCCATCGAACCTCAGGGAAGTGGTCAGTGATGAGATCACCTGCACAACCAAACGAAACAAGATTCAGAACAGTTTTCAGTTTGACATCACAGATTGCATAGCACTAGTACATGGGAAACAATCAGATGTTGGGCAATGTGTTACCTGGGACACGAGGCGGTTGAGGTTGGTGTAGGTGGGCCTCTCGATGTCCAGGGAGCGCCTGCAGATGTCGTAGATGGCCTCATTGTCGAGCAGGATGGAGACGTCGGTGTGCTCCAGGAGCGAGTGCGTGGACAACACGCTGTTGTAGGGCTCGACCACAGAGGTCGACACCTGAGGAGATGGGTACACGGTGAAGCCGAGCTTGGACTTCTTTCCGTAGTCCACGGACAGGCGCTCGAGGAGGAGCGAGCCCAGACCAGACCCAGTtccgccaccgacggcattgAAGACCAggaagccctggaggccaGTGCAGTTGTCGGCCAGCTTGCGGATGCGGTCGAGGCAGAGGTCCACAATCTCCTTGCCGACTGCAGAAACAGGAGCAAATCGGCCGTGAGAATTCGAACAAGGTGAAATCAGTTAATCAACGGAAGAACAGAGGGGTTGTGGGGGATTACTTGTGTAGTGACCACGGGCGAAGTTGTTGGCCGCATCCTCCTTGCCGCTGATGAGCTGCTCAGGGTGGAAAAGCTGGCGGTAGGCGCTCGTGCGCACCTCGTCGATCACGGTGGGCTCGAGATCGACGAAGACCGCACGGGGCACGTACTTCCCAGCGCCAGTCTCGCTGAAGAAAGTGTTGAAGGCATCATCACCACCTCCGATAGTCTTGTCACCGGAGGTCTGGCCATCAGGCTGCAGGGAGAACAGTAAGCTGATTAGTTGGGCGCAGAGGGTAATAGCAGAGCACATCAAGTCTGAAGAGTTAACTGGATCTCAGATTTCGAAAAATAATGGCCACGGCACTAGCGCTGTGGTCCGACAATTTCAAACCAGATCTAGACATCTCAGATCCGTGACTTAATTTAACACATGCTACCAATTCGCGTTTCTGACAATTCAATGGGGTTACTACTAATAATTCAGAAGGAAGGACACTACATCAACAGAA
This is a stretch of genomic DNA from Brachypodium distachyon strain Bd21 chromosome 1, Brachypodium_distachyon_v3.0, whole genome shotgun sequence. It encodes these proteins:
- the LOC100845125 gene encoding NADH-ubiquinone oxidoreductase subunit 8, giving the protein MAAFLARQAALALRARQTAHLGPSATAMQGHLRTYMNAGAPKRFKEDEEKEQLAKELAKDWNAIFERSINTLFLTEMVRGLMLTLKYFFERKVTINYPFEKGPLSPRFRGEHALRRYDSGEERCIACKLCEAICPAQAITIEAEEREDGSRRTTRYDIDMTKCIYCGFCQEACPVDAIVEGPNFEFSTETHEELLYDKEKLLENGDRWETEIAENLKSEALYR
- the LOC100835359 gene encoding tubulin alpha-2 chain; this translates as MRECISIHIGQAGIQVGNACWELYCLEHGIQPDGQTSGDKTIGGGDDAFNTFFSETGAGKYVPRAVFVDLEPTVIDEVRTSAYRQLFHPEQLISGKEDAANNFARGHYTIGKEIVDLCLDRIRKLADNCTGLQGFLVFNAVGGGTGSGLGSLLLERLSVDYGKKSKLGFTVYPSPQVSTSVVEPYNSVLSTHSLLEHTDVSILLDNEAIYDICRRSLDIERPTYTNLNRLVSQVISSLTTSLRFDGALNVDVTEFQTNLVPYPRIHFMLSSYAPVISAEKAYHEQLSVSEITNSAFEPSSMMAKCDPRHGKYMACCLMYRGDVVPKDVNAAVATIKTKRTIQFVDWCPTGFKCGINYQPPTVVPGGDLAKVQRAVCMISNSTSVVEVFSRIDHKFDLMYAKRAFVHWYVGEGMEEGEFSEAREDLAALEKDYEEVGAEGGDDEDGEEDDDY